The Vespula vulgaris chromosome 4, iyVesVulg1.1, whole genome shotgun sequence genome has a segment encoding these proteins:
- the LOC127063310 gene encoding uncharacterized peptidase C1-like protein F26E4.3 → MWSFAVVALAYFSSLAKAIPNYSGLPPGPYCAARYPARRCCEGRQDECSAPILSTTCYCDDFCDREREEDCCPDYYSYCKGITEPPLEEVRLCSYEGRNYNHSQIFKVNCNECKCSTLGRRAEILCEKNRCLIEPDFVEELYLESNTLGWLPGNYSKFWGRSLEDGIQYRLGTLNPSQSIYKMNPVRRVYDPEALPRSFNAKSRWSRDISEIHDQGWCGASWAISTADVASDRFAIMSKGIETVELSAQHLLSCNNRGQRGCSGGYLDRAWFFMRRFGLVDKDCYPWTGQQDQCRLRKRTNLRAAGCRKPPNPLRKELYKVGPAYRLGNETDIMQEILTSGPVQATMKVYQDFFYYQSGIYRHSRTAEMYQSGYHSVRIIGWGEDYHRGSLVKYWIVANSWGYDWGEKGFFRIERGTNECEIESYVLGVWAETL, encoded by the exons ATGTGGAGCTTTGCGGTCGTTGCTCTAGCATATTTTTCGTCGCTCGCGAAAGCGATACCAAATTATAGCGGACTTCCGCCTGGTCCATATTGTGCTGCGAGATATCCAGCAAGGAGATGTTGTGAAGGACGACAGGATGAGTGTAGCGCACCGATATTATCGACGACGTGTTATTGCGATGACTTCtgcgatcgagagagagaagaagattgTTGTCcagattattattcatattgcAAAGGCATAACCGAACCTCCACTGGAAGAGGTCAGAC TTTGCTCCtacgaaggaagaaattaCAATCACAGTCagattttcaaagtaaatTGCAATGAATg TAAATGTTCAACGTTAGGTAGACGGGCGGAGATTCTTTGCGAGAAGAATCGATGCCTGATCGAGCCAGATTTTGTCGAGGAACTTTATTTGGAGAGTAATACGTTAGGTTGGCTGCCtggaaattattcgaaattttgGGGAAGGTCTCTCGAAGATGGAATACAATATCGATTGGGAACGCTTAATCCGTCGCAATCG ATTTATAAGATGAATCCTGTGCGACGCGTTTACGATCCCGAAGCACTTCCACGGAGTTTCAATGCTAAGTCACGTTGGTCTCGTGACATATCTGAAATTCACGATCAAGGATGGTGTGGAGCTTCTTGGGCGATATCAACAGCTGATGTTGCGTCCGATAGATTCGCCATCATGAGCAAAGGTATCGAAACTGTAGAATTAAGTGCTCAGCATCTTCTTTCGTGCAATAATCGAGGCCAGCGAGGTTGCAGTGGTGGTTACCTGGACCGTGCTTGGTTCTTCATGAGAAGATTCGG ATTAGTCGACAAGGATTGTTATCCTTGGACAGGACAACAAGATCAATGTAGATTACGAAAGAGAACAAATCTGAGAGCAGCTGGATGTCGAAAGCCACCTAATCCACTTAGAAAGGAATTATACAAAGTCGGGCCAGCTTATCGTCTTGGTAACGAGACAGATATAATGCAAGAAATCTTAACTTCCGGGCCTGTTCAAG CAACGATGAAGGTCTATCaggatttcttttattatcaatcgGGTATTTATCGACATTCTCGAACTGCGGAAATGTATCAGTCTGGATATCATTCGGTGAGAATCATTGGATGGGGTGAGGACTACCATCGTGGTAGTTTGGTCAAATATTGG ATCGTTGCGAATTCTTGGGGCTATGACTGGGGTGAAAAAGGTTTCTTTAGGATCGAAAGGGGAACGAACGAATGTGAGATCGAATCTTATGTACTCGGAGTTTGGGCTGAAACGTTATAA